GGAGTTCGATGGACTCCACCACCGTTTCGATGGCGCAGAAGCCGGGTTTCTTATGATAGTGCTCCAGGAAGTACGCGTGGGACATGTCCACAATGCGCTGCCAGATGCGCTTCAGTGAGGGACCGTCATCGACGACTCTCGCCCTGCCTTTGAGGTTCACCACGAGGGAAAGGTCCTTGTTGAAGAACATCCAATTCACCTCGGGGTGAGCGAGAATCTCCCGCACCTTGCGGCTTTCCGGAGATGTGAGTGTCTGAAATACAGGAAACTCATCCAGAGCGAGTGTGGACATCCAACGCATCTGCGGTTTCCCCTCAAGATCAATGGTGCCGAGGATGCCCGGGTAGTGACCGTTCACCAGACTCTTCGCCAGGTTGATGACATCGTCGCTATCTTCAATGTCATAGGTATTGGGGTCGAATTCAATGTCGTTTGTCGCACTCATATCGGTGGGGATTCACCTCAAAGATAGACGGCGAGTGCAGCATCTGCCGTTCGTCCCTTGTGGAGACCACGGCAAATCTTGTCCCTGATCATGACGCCCCCATCGGCT
The Roseimicrobium gellanilyticum DNA segment above includes these coding regions:
- a CDS encoding pyridoxamine 5'-phosphate oxidase family protein yields the protein MSATNDIEFDPNTYDIEDSDDVINLAKSLVNGHYPGILGTIDLEGKPQMRWMSTLALDEFPVFQTLTSPESRKVREILAHPEVNWMFFNKDLSLVVNLKGRARVVDDGPSLKRIWQRIVDMSHAYFLEHYHKKPGFCAIETVVESIELHSPKHNVHFTLNPFEMA